The Hymenobacter baengnokdamensis genome includes a region encoding these proteins:
- a CDS encoding tRNA1(Val) (adenine(37)-N6)-methyltransferase, which produces MANDYFQFQQFRIEQAACAQKVSTDACVLGAVADLSAATRVLDIGTGTGLLALMAAQRAPQATIEAIELDPAAAKQAAANVAACPWPDRVTVRPLSLAAYAASQPAPFSHIICNPPFFRGSLAPPDAARATARHESAGSLPFGELSGFAARHLLPGGSLTVLLPPPEMQQFANEARAGGLAEQARLTVRHRPGGRATRCISQFGANCPAAVPQAELIIQTANGTYSAAFRALLAGFYLAL; this is translated from the coding sequence TTGGCTAACGACTATTTCCAGTTTCAGCAGTTCCGCATCGAGCAAGCTGCGTGCGCCCAGAAGGTGAGCACCGATGCCTGCGTGCTTGGCGCCGTGGCCGACCTTAGCGCAGCTACCCGCGTGCTGGATATTGGCACCGGGACCGGCCTGCTGGCCCTGATGGCCGCCCAGCGGGCGCCCCAGGCTACGATTGAAGCCATCGAGCTTGACCCGGCCGCCGCTAAGCAGGCAGCCGCTAATGTGGCGGCCTGCCCCTGGCCCGACCGTGTGACGGTGCGGCCGCTGAGTCTGGCGGCTTACGCGGCCAGCCAGCCGGCGCCTTTCAGCCATATTATTTGCAACCCACCGTTTTTTCGGGGCAGCCTGGCTCCGCCCGATGCGGCCCGCGCCACGGCGCGCCACGAGAGCGCGGGCTCGCTCCCGTTTGGTGAGCTTAGCGGCTTTGCGGCAAGACACCTGCTCCCAGGCGGCTCGCTCACGGTGCTGCTGCCCCCACCCGAGATGCAGCAGTTTGCCAACGAGGCGCGGGCCGGCGGCCTGGCCGAGCAGGCCCGGCTGACGGTGCGGCACCGGCCGGGTGGGCGCGCTACGCGCTGCATTAGCCAGTTTGGGGCCAATTGCCCGGCCGCAGTGCCCCAGGCCGAGCTGATTATTCAAACAGCCAATGGCACTTATTCGGCAGCCTTTCGGGCGTTGCTGGCGGGGTTTTATCTGGCACTGTAG
- a CDS encoding GyrI-like domain-containing protein → MQPHIKTLPETLLAGQRQRLSLLADTTAVLWRSFGQRLRARPFANDSARYSVQVYDATYFRPFRPEATFEKWAAVAVAHPQEVPADLELLVLPAGLYAVFDYKGPASDGPTVFRYILLDWLPASAYELDDRPHFEVLSAHYRPDDPAAEEEIWIPVKPRVVPPVSNLPLG, encoded by the coding sequence ATGCAGCCGCACATCAAAACCCTCCCGGAAACCCTGCTGGCCGGCCAGCGCCAGCGTCTATCGCTGCTGGCCGATACCACGGCCGTCCTTTGGCGGAGCTTTGGGCAGCGACTGCGGGCGCGGCCGTTTGCCAATGACTCCGCGCGGTATTCGGTGCAGGTGTACGACGCGACTTACTTCCGGCCCTTTCGCCCCGAGGCCACCTTCGAGAAATGGGCCGCCGTGGCCGTGGCCCATCCGCAAGAAGTGCCTGCCGATTTAGAGCTGCTGGTGTTGCCGGCCGGCCTCTACGCCGTATTTGACTATAAAGGCCCCGCCAGCGACGGCCCCACCGTGTTTCGCTACATCCTGCTGGACTGGCTCCCGGCCTCGGCTTACGAGCTGGACGACCGCCCCCATTTTGAGGTGCTGAGCGCCCACTACCGCCCCGACGACCCGGCTGCCGAGGAAGAAATCTGGATTCCGGTGAAGCCGCGCGTGGTACCCCCTGTTTCGAACCTTCCCCTTGGCTAA
- a CDS encoding ribonuclease H family protein, whose protein sequence is MITLFTDGSSRGNPGPGGYGTILRYGPHEKELSQGFRRTTNNRMELLAVIVGLEAVTRPEIPILVVSDSKYVVDAVEKKWVFNWAAKPDFGKKANEDLWRRFLRVYQNRKVSFKWIKGHAGHAENERCDVLAVQSALGKGLLVDEGYEALG, encoded by the coding sequence ATGATAACGCTGTTTACTGATGGGTCGAGCCGGGGCAACCCCGGCCCCGGCGGCTACGGCACCATTCTGCGCTACGGCCCCCACGAAAAGGAGCTGAGCCAGGGCTTTCGCCGCACCACCAACAACCGCATGGAGCTGCTGGCTGTGATTGTGGGCCTGGAGGCCGTGACGCGCCCCGAAATTCCCATCCTGGTCGTGTCCGACTCCAAGTACGTGGTCGATGCCGTGGAAAAAAAGTGGGTGTTCAATTGGGCCGCCAAGCCCGATTTCGGCAAAAAAGCCAACGAGGACCTGTGGCGCCGTTTCCTGCGCGTGTACCAAAACCGGAAGGTTTCCTTCAAGTGGATAAAAGGCCACGCCGGCCACGCCGAAAACGAGCGCTGCGACGTGCTGGCCGTGCAGAGCGCGCTCGGCAAAGGGCTGCTGGTGGATGAGGGGTATGAGGCGCTGGGGTAG
- a CDS encoding aminotransferase class V-fold PLP-dependent enzyme, protein MATLPTYTFNPGPAAVYPEVRQYLADAFEEGWLSVPHRSERFTGLVRHCLDQARLKLNIPQDYTILFTSSATECWEILTQSLTPRRSFHLYNGSFGQKWFDYARALRPGCTGLRFDLNDVPDPATLPFNAEETDLVCLTQNETSTATQLRDNFILNTFNRLGPALLAVDATSSLGGVALKFIKADIWYASVQKCLGLPAGLGLLVLSPRAVARAREIGESAHYNSLNAMVKQMLNYQTTHTPNVLGIYLLSRVLQAREPIKTIAPHLAGRAQKLYDYFEQVQPLGLRPLIENPEARSTTVIGLQGPPALIEEVKRRARDEAGLHLGSGYGDYKATSLRIANFPAVPDAGFEALVQFFEGIRA, encoded by the coding sequence ATGGCAACCCTCCCGACTTATACCTTCAATCCCGGCCCGGCGGCGGTGTATCCCGAAGTGCGCCAGTACCTGGCCGATGCTTTCGAGGAAGGCTGGCTGTCGGTACCGCACCGCTCCGAGCGCTTCACGGGCCTGGTGCGCCACTGCCTCGACCAGGCCCGGCTCAAGCTCAATATCCCGCAGGACTATACCATTCTGTTTACGTCGTCGGCGACCGAGTGCTGGGAAATCCTGACCCAGAGCCTGACGCCCCGCCGCTCGTTTCACCTCTACAACGGCTCGTTCGGGCAAAAGTGGTTCGACTACGCCCGCGCCCTGCGCCCCGGCTGCACCGGCCTGCGCTTCGACCTCAACGACGTGCCCGACCCGGCCACTCTGCCCTTCAATGCGGAGGAAACTGACCTGGTTTGCCTTACCCAGAATGAAACCAGCACGGCCACCCAGCTGCGCGACAACTTCATTCTCAATACGTTTAACCGCCTCGGCCCCGCGCTGCTGGCCGTCGATGCCACGTCGTCGCTGGGCGGCGTGGCACTTAAATTCATAAAAGCAGATATTTGGTACGCCTCGGTGCAGAAGTGCCTGGGCCTGCCCGCCGGCCTGGGCCTGCTGGTGCTCTCGCCCCGCGCCGTGGCCCGCGCCCGCGAAATCGGCGAGAGCGCGCACTACAACAGCCTGAACGCCATGGTGAAGCAAATGCTGAACTATCAGACCACCCACACGCCCAATGTGCTGGGCATCTACCTGCTGAGCCGCGTGCTGCAAGCCCGCGAACCCATCAAGACTATTGCCCCGCACCTGGCCGGGCGCGCCCAGAAGCTCTACGACTACTTCGAGCAGGTGCAGCCGCTGGGCCTGCGCCCGCTCATCGAAAACCCCGAGGCGCGCTCCACCACCGTTATCGGCCTGCAAGGGCCGCCCGCGCTCATCGAGGAAGTGAAGCGCCGCGCCCGCGACGAGGCCGGCCTGCACCTGGGCTCGGGCTACGGCGACTATAAAGCCACCAGCCTGCGCATTGCCAACTTCCCGGCCGTGCCCGACGCCGGGTTTGAGGCGCTGGTGCAGTTTTTTGAAGGCATCCGCGCATGA
- a CDS encoding IPT/TIG domain-containing protein: MKYPLLSVRSGLLLLLTGILPLLAPAQGTCLLVPVPLAQRVQQAALVVEARVVSQQPEQAAGHIVTRSTLDVFKVFRGQLPAGPLSLLTVGGTLGTQREIASGTLQLQVGQQGIFMLEADPTQPGELRAYAGPQGFIRYDLASLTASEPFGRYDNIQNSLYNAVIASAGTTYQELEPNSSLSGAASQRATRRQTNALQAVPPTISGFSPASVTAGTSTSTSSSSTGVLTITGSGFGAARGTGYVQFPNADDGGTSYTQPLASDYLSWTDTQIVVRVPSESASGNTTGTGQFQVALDNTGTLVATSPSALTVTYALINVNSSGTTYRVHLIGTDGMGGYTLQYASSFPAVAKPAFEQALTSWHCQTGMNRTMSATPAPSDVAARDGVNVVRFAGSAELGTGVLGVTYSYYSSCTGSSTNFRLDETDYSYTPVPIPANPNATPPTPAYNWHYDPSTQPGFQEYDFPSVALHEQGHGEQLTHIISSTGVMNYAIANGQAKRTLDGPTDIAGGKDVIAYSTSIAPAQLCTSTAFTPSTAGCPLPVVLTAFTARYQPNQGTLVSWTTASEQQSAAFIVESQDDQPGSAWQPVVRVAAAGTTPSLHQYSARDARPLAGTRAYRLRQLDLDGHVAFSPEVMIAGVATELVAYPNPAAGTVHLSGPLATGATAQVRLLDATGRCLATRRAPAGQAAFDLPLAGVPAGLYLLEWTGGPSPCHLPLEVTE; the protein is encoded by the coding sequence ATGAAATACCCTTTACTTTCGGTCCGCTCGGGCCTGCTGCTTCTATTGACGGGCATCCTGCCCCTACTGGCCCCGGCCCAGGGCACCTGCCTGCTGGTGCCCGTGCCCCTGGCCCAACGGGTGCAGCAGGCGGCCCTGGTAGTAGAGGCCCGCGTAGTAAGCCAGCAGCCCGAGCAGGCGGCAGGGCACATCGTAACCCGCAGCACGCTCGACGTATTTAAGGTGTTTCGGGGTCAGCTGCCCGCCGGGCCGTTGAGCCTGCTTACCGTGGGCGGCACGCTGGGAACCCAGCGCGAAATTGCCAGCGGCACGCTGCAGCTGCAAGTGGGCCAGCAGGGCATTTTTATGCTCGAAGCCGACCCGACCCAGCCGGGCGAGCTACGGGCTTATGCCGGCCCGCAGGGTTTTATCCGGTACGACCTGGCTTCTCTTACGGCCTCGGAGCCATTCGGCAGATACGATAATATTCAAAATTCACTATACAATGCCGTAATTGCCAGCGCCGGCACTACTTACCAGGAGCTGGAACCCAACAGCAGCCTGAGCGGAGCGGCCAGCCAGCGGGCCACCCGCCGCCAGACCAACGCCCTGCAAGCCGTGCCCCCCACCATCAGCGGCTTTTCGCCGGCTTCGGTCACGGCGGGCACGAGCACGAGCACGTCGAGCAGCTCTACGGGCGTGCTCACTATTACGGGCAGCGGCTTCGGGGCGGCGCGTGGCACCGGCTACGTGCAGTTTCCCAATGCCGACGATGGCGGCACGAGCTACACCCAGCCCCTGGCCAGCGACTACCTGAGCTGGACCGACACCCAGATTGTGGTGCGCGTGCCGTCGGAAAGCGCGTCGGGCAATACGACCGGCACCGGCCAGTTTCAGGTAGCCCTCGACAATACGGGTACGCTGGTAGCCACCAGCCCCAGCGCGCTTACGGTAACTTATGCGCTTATCAACGTTAATTCGAGCGGTACTACCTACCGCGTGCATCTTATCGGTACCGACGGCATGGGCGGCTATACGCTGCAATACGCCAGCAGCTTTCCGGCCGTGGCCAAGCCCGCGTTTGAGCAGGCCCTCACCAGCTGGCACTGCCAGACCGGCATGAACCGCACCATGAGCGCTACGCCGGCCCCCAGCGATGTAGCAGCCCGCGACGGCGTGAACGTGGTGCGCTTTGCGGGGAGCGCCGAGCTGGGCACCGGCGTGCTGGGCGTCACGTACTCTTACTACAGCAGCTGCACCGGCAGCAGCACCAACTTTCGGCTCGACGAAACCGATTATTCGTACACGCCCGTGCCCATTCCGGCGAACCCGAACGCCACCCCACCCACCCCGGCTTACAACTGGCACTACGACCCCAGCACGCAGCCCGGCTTTCAGGAATATGATTTCCCGAGCGTAGCCCTGCACGAGCAGGGCCACGGCGAGCAGCTGACCCACATCATCTCCAGTACGGGGGTCATGAATTACGCCATTGCCAACGGCCAGGCCAAGCGCACGCTGGACGGACCAACTGATATTGCGGGCGGCAAAGACGTTATTGCCTACAGCACCAGCATTGCGCCCGCTCAGCTGTGCACCAGCACGGCCTTCACGCCCAGTACCGCCGGCTGCCCGCTGCCGGTGGTGCTGACGGCCTTTACGGCCCGCTACCAGCCCAACCAGGGCACGCTCGTGAGCTGGACCACGGCTTCGGAGCAGCAAAGCGCCGCCTTTATCGTGGAAAGCCAGGACGACCAGCCGGGCAGTGCCTGGCAGCCCGTGGTACGCGTAGCGGCCGCCGGCACTACCCCCAGCCTGCACCAGTATAGTGCCCGCGACGCCCGGCCGCTGGCCGGCACCCGCGCCTACCGCCTGCGCCAGCTCGACCTCGATGGGCACGTAGCTTTTTCGCCGGAAGTGATGATAGCGGGGGTTGCTACCGAGTTGGTTGCTTACCCCAACCCGGCGGCGGGCACCGTTCACCTGAGCGGACCGCTGGCTACCGGGGCCACGGCTCAGGTACGCCTGCTCGATGCCACGGGCCGCTGCCTGGCCACCCGGCGGGCCCCGGCCGGGCAGGCTGCCTTCGACCTGCCGCTGGCCGGGGTACCGGCCGGCCTCTACCTGCTGGAATGGACGGGCGGCCCCAGCCCCTGCCACCTGCCGCTGGAGGTGACAGAGTAG
- a CDS encoding type II 3-dehydroquinate dehydratase produces MNVLILNGPNLNLLGRREPHIYGTRSFEDFLPELQADFPDLTLTSFQSNHEGALLDRLHAAAGWGEAGSEAASQGVVLNAGGFTHTSVALGDAVAAVAGAGLPVIEVHLSNLAGREDFRHQSFIGKHCVGSIAGFGLESYRLALHYLLSQRPRPVGFRR; encoded by the coding sequence ATGAATGTTTTAATTTTAAACGGCCCAAACCTCAACCTGCTGGGCCGGCGCGAGCCCCACATTTACGGCACGCGCTCGTTCGAAGACTTTCTGCCCGAGCTGCAGGCTGATTTTCCCGACCTCACCCTCACCTCGTTCCAAAGCAACCACGAAGGCGCGCTCCTCGACCGCCTGCACGCGGCGGCCGGCTGGGGCGAGGCCGGCAGCGAAGCCGCCAGCCAGGGCGTAGTGCTGAACGCCGGCGGCTTCACGCACACCAGCGTGGCGCTTGGCGATGCCGTAGCGGCCGTGGCCGGCGCGGGGCTCCCCGTAATTGAGGTGCACCTGAGCAACCTGGCCGGCCGCGAAGACTTTCGCCACCAAAGCTTTATCGGCAAGCACTGCGTGGGCAGTATCGCCGGCTTCGGGCTCGAAAGCTACCGCCTGGCGCTGCACTACCTGCTCAGCCAGCGGCCCCGGCCGGTGGGCTTCCGGCGGTAG
- the xerD gene encoding site-specific tyrosine recombinase XerD, translating into MNWPQAIKQFDGYLRLEKSLSPNSVEAYVRDVRKLQQWLELEKLKAGPLQVTTRLLRDFLAALTELGLSSTSQARTLSGIKAFYEFLIMEDLLKIDPTDTLESPRAGRHLPDTLSYPDIENLLGAIDLSTSEGLRSRAVLEVLYSSGLRVSELCDLKLSNLYFEQGFMRVLGKGNKERLVPIGREAVKHLHFYLGGVRQHLVVQPGNEDVVFLSMRGRQLSRITVFTTIKKLAELAGLRQTISPHTLRHSFATHLLEGGADLRAVQEMLGHASITTTEIYTHLDRDYLRQVMTEFHPRS; encoded by the coding sequence ATGAATTGGCCGCAAGCTATAAAACAATTTGACGGCTACCTACGCCTCGAAAAATCGCTCTCGCCCAACTCGGTCGAAGCCTACGTGCGCGACGTGCGCAAGCTGCAGCAGTGGCTGGAGCTGGAAAAGCTCAAGGCCGGCCCGCTGCAGGTAACCACGCGCCTGTTGCGCGATTTTCTGGCCGCTCTCACCGAGCTGGGATTATCGTCGACCTCGCAGGCGCGGACGCTCTCGGGCATCAAGGCGTTCTACGAGTTTCTCATCATGGAAGACCTGCTCAAAATCGACCCCACCGATACGCTGGAGTCGCCCAGGGCCGGCCGCCACCTGCCCGACACGCTTTCGTATCCCGATATCGAAAACCTGCTCGGCGCTATCGACCTCAGCACCAGTGAGGGCCTGCGCAGCCGGGCCGTCCTGGAGGTGCTCTATTCTTCGGGCCTGCGCGTGAGCGAGCTCTGCGACCTGAAGCTCTCGAACCTGTATTTTGAGCAGGGCTTTATGCGGGTGCTGGGCAAGGGTAATAAGGAGCGGCTGGTGCCGATTGGGCGCGAGGCCGTGAAGCACCTGCACTTTTACCTGGGCGGCGTGCGCCAGCACCTGGTGGTGCAGCCGGGCAACGAAGATGTTGTGTTTCTGAGTATGCGCGGCAGGCAGCTCTCGCGCATCACGGTGTTTACGACCATTAAAAAGCTGGCCGAGCTGGCCGGGCTGCGCCAGACTATTAGTCCGCACACGCTGCGGCACTCCTTTGCTACGCACCTGCTCGAAGGCGGGGCCGACCTGCGGGCGGTGCAGGAAATGCTGGGCCACGCCTCCATCACCACCACTGAAATTTACACCCACCTCGACCGCGACTATCTGCGGCAGGTAATGACGGAGTTTCATCCGCGTAGCTAG
- a CDS encoding DUF6044 family protein: protein MLKPLTWALLGLFLFMVPLAVLGPHTFILVHDNLEGEVVWVHLLTKLHLALAHGPGALVLPIMNGLPREALRSGLSVTVLIFHLLPRSPLAAYLLHEALVRVVALLGMYALLRRYGLPRPEQRSLAAAVALLWAVLPAYSIFGLSVLGQPLLLRTALRLRDGSARWPDWLVLVALPWWSSFVLVGPFIAVAWVGALLLDLARRGPAAGAATRRGAGGLLVLLLSYVLVEWQLFYTTLIAKSFLPHRQEFDLARLLPQGVGVGLREAGALFWLGHYHASPFFKGGIILAVAIALARLAAPQRRQLGRQVAGLLAGIAALCLLAAFLPQLSIRLQAQLPLLHAFTLSRFYFLLALPWVLVLVLALRQLPPGRLALALVGLQLLPALAANPEFTNNVRALAGRPRPDAPSYAAFVAPGLLRQVENFIYSKNKIKPPAYRVVCLGLPPAVAQLNGFYTLDSYQTLYPLAYKHAFRPLIAGELAKSPALATYFDAWGNRCYLMSAELGRNYQLGKLPAVRQVQHWAFDTAAFRQLGGRYVLSAVRLAHPEESGLQLLGVFDDSQAYWRLHLYEPIARVGAATLPPPAGPVPGSR, encoded by the coding sequence ATGCTGAAGCCGCTTACCTGGGCCTTGCTGGGGCTTTTCCTGTTTATGGTGCCGCTGGCCGTGCTGGGCCCGCACACCTTCATTCTGGTGCATGATAACCTGGAGGGCGAGGTGGTGTGGGTGCACCTGCTAACCAAGCTGCACCTGGCCCTGGCGCACGGGCCGGGCGCGCTGGTGCTGCCCATCATGAACGGCCTGCCCCGCGAGGCCCTGCGCTCGGGGCTGAGCGTGACGGTGTTGATTTTTCACCTGCTGCCCCGCTCGCCGCTGGCCGCCTACCTGCTCCACGAGGCCCTGGTGCGCGTAGTAGCCTTGCTGGGAATGTATGCGCTGCTGCGCCGCTACGGCCTGCCGCGGCCCGAGCAGCGGAGCCTGGCTGCGGCAGTGGCGCTGCTGTGGGCGGTGCTGCCGGCCTACAGCATCTTCGGGCTGAGTGTGCTGGGCCAGCCCCTGCTGCTGCGCACGGCGCTACGCCTGCGCGATGGGTCGGCCCGCTGGCCCGATTGGCTGGTTCTGGTGGCGCTGCCCTGGTGGTCGTCGTTTGTGCTGGTGGGGCCGTTTATAGCGGTGGCGTGGGTCGGGGCCCTGCTGCTCGACCTGGCTCGGCGCGGCCCGGCGGCAGGGGCCGCCACCCGGCGCGGGGCCGGGGGCTTGCTGGTGCTGCTGCTGAGCTACGTGCTGGTAGAGTGGCAGCTGTTTTATACTACGCTCATTGCCAAATCATTCCTTCCTCATCGCCAGGAGTTTGACCTGGCCCGCCTGCTGCCCCAGGGCGTAGGAGTGGGCCTGCGGGAAGCGGGGGCGCTATTCTGGCTGGGGCACTACCACGCCAGCCCGTTTTTCAAAGGCGGTATTATCTTGGCCGTGGCTATTGCCTTGGCCCGGCTGGCCGCGCCGCAGCGCCGCCAGCTCGGCCGGCAGGTAGCCGGCCTGCTCGCGGGCATTGCTGCGCTCTGCCTGCTAGCCGCTTTCCTGCCGCAGCTGTCGATACGGCTCCAGGCGCAGCTGCCATTGCTGCACGCATTTACGCTCAGCCGGTTCTATTTTCTGTTGGCCCTGCCCTGGGTGCTGGTGCTGGTGCTGGCCCTGCGACAATTGCCGCCGGGCCGGCTGGCCCTGGCGCTGGTGGGGCTACAGCTGCTGCCGGCCCTGGCCGCTAACCCGGAGTTTACCAATAATGTGCGTGCCCTGGCCGGGCGGCCCCGGCCCGATGCGCCCTCGTATGCGGCGTTCGTAGCACCGGGGCTACTACGACAGGTTGAGAATTTTATATATAGTAAAAATAAAATAAAGCCGCCCGCTTATCGGGTGGTGTGCCTGGGGCTGCCCCCGGCGGTGGCGCAGCTCAACGGCTTTTATACCCTCGACTCGTACCAGACGCTTTATCCGCTGGCTTACAAGCATGCCTTTCGCCCGCTCATCGCCGGCGAGCTGGCCAAAAGCCCGGCCCTGGCCACGTACTTCGACGCCTGGGGCAACCGCTGCTACCTGATGTCGGCTGAGCTGGGGCGAAACTATCAGCTTGGTAAGCTGCCGGCGGTGCGGCAGGTGCAGCACTGGGCTTTCGATACCGCTGCTTTTCGGCAGCTGGGGGGGCGCTACGTGCTCTCGGCCGTGCGCCTGGCTCACCCCGAGGAAAGCGGGTTGCAGCTACTGGGCGTTTTCGACGACTCGCAGGCCTATTGGCGCTTGCATCTATACGAGCCCATTGCCAGGGTAGGGGCGGCTACGCTGCCTCCGCCGGCTGGCCCGGTTCCTGGCTCGCGGTAG